In one window of Kovacikia minuta CCNUW1 DNA:
- the tnpC gene encoding IS66 family transposase, translating into MNENLPNSVNEISQTDWEKTPESVKRLVNSLVGRIEQLEQQYEEFKVENELLKEQVKQNSQNSSQPPSQDMSKGFKVKEKPKSGKQRGGQPGHEGHGRSLYPTEQCQNVEDYYPEACVHCGGRLNGVDHDPHRIQVVEIPPIVPQVCEHRFHALACGRCGGVTRAWDEEICNGSGYGERVVAHVGVLSGQYRQSHRMVQELLWELFGVEISVGSINQLRQESSDSVAEAVVQAQRYVQAQAQVNMDETSFAQGNSDGNNPTRCKGWLWVIVTPLVSYFAVCLGRSQAVCQDLLGQAFNGIVSSDRFSAYTWLELKGRQLCWAHLKRDFTRIAERSGVSGELGRALLAQQKLLFELWYRVRDGTLERSQFILEVAPIQQRIHELLSEGSAYVIGTKEKTPLAKTVRTCQQLLKVETALWTFVTTAGIEPTNNAAERALRPAVLWRKNSFGSQSQVGSLFVSRMLTVVTTLRSQNRPVLDYLVEACRAARQGRSAPSLLPTVAITP; encoded by the coding sequence ATGAACGAGAACTTGCCCAACTCAGTGAACGAGATTAGCCAAACGGATTGGGAAAAGACCCCAGAGAGTGTCAAACGATTGGTGAACAGTTTGGTTGGGCGCATCGAACAGCTAGAGCAACAATACGAGGAATTCAAAGTAGAGAACGAATTACTCAAGGAACAGGTCAAGCAAAACAGCCAGAATTCGTCTCAACCTCCGTCACAGGATATGAGCAAAGGGTTCAAAGTGAAGGAGAAGCCGAAAAGTGGCAAGCAGCGAGGTGGACAACCTGGACACGAAGGGCATGGGCGCTCGTTGTATCCAACTGAGCAATGCCAGAACGTTGAAGACTATTATCCTGAAGCGTGCGTGCACTGTGGTGGGAGATTGAACGGAGTAGACCACGACCCGCATCGGATTCAGGTTGTAGAAATCCCTCCGATTGTGCCTCAAGTGTGTGAGCATCGGTTTCATGCCTTGGCGTGTGGGCGATGTGGGGGAGTGACGCGGGCTTGGGACGAGGAGATTTGCAACGGGAGTGGTTATGGAGAGCGAGTGGTGGCTCACGTTGGCGTGTTGAGCGGACAGTACCGCCAGTCACACCGAATGGTCCAAGAATTGCTGTGGGAATTGTTTGGGGTGGAGATTTCAGTCGGCAGTATCAACCAACTGCGGCAGGAGAGTTCTGATTCGGTTGCAGAGGCTGTGGTTCAAGCCCAGCGCTATGTCCAAGCCCAAGCTCAGGTGAATATGGATGAAACCAGCTTTGCTCAAGGCAATAGCGATGGCAACAATCCGACTCGATGCAAAGGTTGGTTGTGGGTAATCGTCACCCCATTAGTCAGCTATTTTGCAGTCTGTCTAGGACGCTCTCAAGCCGTGTGCCAAGACTTATTGGGCCAGGCCTTTAATGGCATTGTCAGCAGTGACCGCTTCAGTGCCTATACTTGGCTTGAACTCAAAGGCCGACAACTGTGTTGGGCCCATCTCAAACGAGATTTTACTCGGATTGCCGAACGGTCTGGAGTTTCTGGTGAATTAGGTCGAGCACTGTTAGCTCAACAGAAGTTGTTGTTTGAGTTGTGGTATCGGGTTCGAGATGGCACTTTAGAGCGTTCGCAATTTATTTTAGAAGTCGCACCTATTCAGCAACGCATTCACGAGTTGCTGAGTGAGGGATCTGCTTATGTCATTGGAACAAAAGAAAAAACACCGTTAGCAAAAACAGTTCGAACCTGCCAGCAACTGTTGAAAGTAGAGACAGCGTTATGGACGTTTGTGACAACAGCAGGGATTGAACCAACCAATAATGCAGCAGAACGGGCACTGCGTCCAGCCGTTTTATGGCGCAAAAATAGCTTTGGTTCTCAAAGTCAAGTGGGCAGTTTATTTGTCTCAAGAATGCTCACGGTGGTCACGACACTACGATCTCAAAATCGTCCAGTGTTAGATTATCTGGTTGAGGCCTGTCGTGCTGCTCGGCAGGGTCGATCTGCTCCCTCCCTACTACCTACTGTTGCTATTACCCCCTGA